TCTTTCTGCTGCAGAATTCCGTCGAAAAAGCCCCAGGCGAAGAAAGAGTCGGTGGCCTGCGGTTCCAGGGTTTCGACGAGGTAGCGGGCCGCAGGCTGGTCGAGCGAGGCTACAAAGTCGCCGCGGCGGAAGGTGAGGGGCTGCTGTTCGGTGCGCAGCTCTACTTTGTTGTGCAGGTAATGGCCTTCGTAGGGCCGCTGGCCGGTTTTGTAGTCGGCAATGTAGTAGACCTCGGCGGTCAGCGTGGTGTCCCGGGTGAGGCTCTTGAGCTGCACGCCGCTCAGGCGCAGGCGCTCCAGCACTTCGCCCCAGGCCTGGGGAATGATGTAAGCCTGAGGCCGCGCCACGCTCACTGTGGGCCGGAAGGTGTTGTAATAGTTGATTTGGCGGGTGTAGGGCGCCTGCCGGTCGTACCAGAGGCGGGGCTGCCCGCTCACGGCGCTGGGCTTGGTTTTGCCCTCGTAGCCCCGGAAGCTGATTTTCTCGAACGACGTCGTGTCAATGGCCCAGGCCAGGGGGAATTGCGTCTGGGTTTGAAGCTGCTGCTGGGCCTGCTGCCGGGCCTCGGCCAGGGCGGCAGCGTCCTGGTGCACGTAGCGCACTAGTAAGTCCAGGAAGTCGTACTGGGCCCGCACCCGGGGCGTGTAGGCCTTCAGCATGTGGGTTTCGGTCACGAAGCCGATGGTGTTAAACAGGGTGGTGTAGCCGGTGGAGTAGCGCGGGGTTTCCAGAAAGCCCTGCAGGCCGCGGGCGTCGGGCGTGCGACCCTCGAAGTCCACGTAAGGCGTCATCGGCATTTTGCGCTTGTCCATACCCGCGTACAAAGCCGGCAGCAAACGGCGCTGCAGATACTGGCTGAGCACCGGGTGGAGCTTGTCCTTCTGGGTGGCAATGAGCGTCATCGTGTACTGGTAGTCGGCCCCGTCGGAGGTGTGGGTGTCTACATACACGTCGGGCTGCCAGCGCTGAAACAGCTGGGCAAAGGCGCGGGCGTTGCGCGAGTCCTGCTTGATATAGTCGCGGTTCAAGTCCAGGTTGCGGGCGTTGCCGCGGAAGCCGTAACTCTCAGGCCCGTTCTGGTTGGCCCGGGTGGTAGAGTTGCGCACCAAAGAGCCATCCACGTTGTAAATTGGGATGATAACCAGGGTCACGTTTTCCAGCTGCCGGCGCAGCTCCCTTTTCTGCACGTAGTCGCGGGCCAGCATCATAGCCGCGTCGATGCCTTCGGGCTCCCCGGGGTGAATGCCGTTCTGGATAAAGACCACTCGCCGGTTTTTCTGCCGCACCGAGGCCGGGTCCGCGTCGCCATCGAGCGATACTACCACTTCGTGCAGGGGCTGGCCGATGTCGGTAGTGCCGGTCTCGCGCAGGGTTATTTCGGGGTAGGCCGCGTCTAGGCGCTGGTAATAGGCAATGCACTCGGCGTGGGTGGTGGTGATATTGCCGTTGCCTTTTTCAAAAGGCGTGCGCCAGTCGGCCGCGGGCCGCGGGGCAGTGGGGGCCGAAACGGCCAGGAGCGTGGAAAGCAGGAAGGCGAGCATGCAAACGAAAGTAGCAAAGAGCCGCGAAGCTAGAATTAAACTACCAGTTGGGGGGCTTTGCTTCCTAAGTAAAATTTCACGCAGTGTTTCGCCGTGGCTCACCGTGTCGTTCAACGGACCACGGCGAAACACTGCGTGAAAGCAAGAACGCCGATAGAATTGGCGCTAATACAAACGGCGGCGGGCCGGGAACAACGCCTGGTCGAGGCTGAAGCGGCCGGGGCCGGCAAAGAGCAGGCCCAGAAACAGAAACGCCGATTCCAGGGCGTGGGAATAGGCGTTGAAGTCGTCGCCGCTGAGCACGTGCATCAGCGTGGCCACAATCATGGTGATAAGCAGCAGCAGGCAGGCAATGCGGAAAAACAACCCCAGGGCCAGTAACTGTCCGCCCACGGCCTCGGCCACGGCCGCCAGCAGGCCCCAGGCCGCGGGAGCAAAGTTCAGACCCAGCATTTTCATCACGCTTCCTACCTGAGTCCACATTGCCGGGCCGCCCATCAGCTTAGGATAGCCGTGAATGGTGAACATCACCCCAATGCCGATACGGAGCAGTAACAAGCCCATATCGTGCGTGCGGTAGCGGTTTTCAAACAGGACCATAGGGGAAGAAAGGACGAGCTAAAAGGCGGGGCGGGGGTGGCGCGAGGGTATATAGCAAAGCCACCATCGTTGCCAAAGTACAAGAATTATGATAGAATCCCATAAGTGCTAGCGCCGAGCTCAGGCCGGGCCGGCACTGCGCTAGCGCACCCGCACCCCAATAATGCGGGTGGCGGGCGGAATGTCGGCGGTGCTCAGGTCATTGCCGTGGCCCGTCGGCAAGGATTTCTCGTCCAGAATCCAGCCAATGCGCATCTGACCGGATATAGCTACAAAATCGTCCTCGTCCTGGCGCACGCGCGTCAGACCGTACACCTGCCGGGCCGCCCCAAACGGCGACCCTACCCCGATGCCCTCGGCCGTGCGGTACTGCGGGTCGTAGACGCGGATGCGGCGCAGCGTCATGACCGAGTCGGCCCCGCTGCGAATAAACTCCAGCACCGTTTCGGGTGCCTGGGGCTGTTGGGCGTCGCGCAGGCGGTAGGCCGGGTAGGCGGTTCCTTTATAGGTGTAGCTGGTTTTGGTGAGCTGGGCGGCGGGCACCACGGCCAGCAACTCCCGTTCCTTCATATTCAGGCGCAGCCGCCCCACCTGACTCGGGCTAATCAGATGCAGGGAGTCGGGCAGGCGGGTGGCCGAGGGGCTGAGCGCGGCCGGGTCCGTAGCACCTGAGCCGCCGGCAAACGGCGCTTCCGAGCCGGAAGAGGCGGCCGGAGTACGGTTGGAGGCCGAGTCGCAGGCACTGAGGGCGGCCAGCAGCAGGGCGCCGTATAGATAGGTGGTGTTGGTCATGGTTGGCAGCAAATACGGGCGTAACCCGCGGCGCGTTGACATTACGCCCGGCTTAACGTAGTAGTAACCGGCCAAACCGCCACCTTGTCTACCTTTGCCCGTACTTTCTGACCTTTAACCCAAGCCGCCCGTGCCTGCCAAACCCCGCAAACCGCTGATTCTGATTTCCAACGACGACGGCATTACGGCCCCCGGTATTGCCATGCTGGTGCGCGTGATGCGCCGCATCGGCGAAGTGGTAGTCGTGGCGCCGAACTCCCCGCAGTCGGGCATGGGCCACGCCATTACCATCGGCAGCTCCCTGCGCCTCGACCCGAGCACCATTTTCGAGGGCATCGAGGCCTACGAGTGCAGCGGCACGCCCGCCGACTGCGTAAAGCTGGCCAAGCACATGGTGCTCAAGGACCGGCAGCCCGACTTAGTCGTGTCGGGCATCAACCACGGCTCCAACTCCTCGGTAAATGTGCTGTACTCGGGCACGATGTCGGCCGCCATTGAAGCCGCCATTGAAGGCCTGCCCGCCATCGGCTTTTCCCTCTGCGACTACGGTCACCAGGCCGATTTTTCCCACACCGAGGAGTGGGTCGAGCACATTACCCGCCAGGCGCTGCAAAACGGCATTCCGGTGGGTACGGCCCTGAACGTGAACTTTCCCAAGAAGCAGGCCCAGCCCATTGCCGGAGCCAAGCTCTGCCGCCAGGCCCGGGCCAAGTGGGCCGAGGAGTTCGACGTGCGCCTCGACCCGCACAAGCGCCCCTACTACTGGCTGATTGGCAACTTCGTGAACGAGGACCAGGGCGAGGACACCGACGAGTTTGCCCTGAGCCAGAACTACATTTCTATTGTGCCCTGCCAGTTCGACCTGACCGCCCTGCACGGCCTGACCCAGATGAACGAGCAGTGGCAGCTGGCCCTGGACGAAGCCGAGCCGAAAGCCAAAGTGGCCACGAAAAAGGCTACCTCGCCCCAACCGGCCAAGGCGGCCAAAGCAGTGCCGGCCGCCAAGAAAGCCAGCAAGAAGTAAATCTGAAACTGCCAACGCAAATGCCGTTTTTGGGGTAGAACTGCGGTTCAGCCCCGAAAACGGCATTTGTGCGTTATCTTCCCCACCCAATTCACTCTGCTTTTCTTTCTGATGCTGCTGAAACCCCGCTTTTTTGTGGCGGCTCTGCTGGCCCTGGGCCTGAGCCAGCGCGCCACGGCCCAGGTCTACACCGCCACCGATCCGCTGGCCCACACCTACTCCATTGTGGCCCGCGACCCTGCCACCGGCGACATGGCCGTGGCCGTGCAAAGTCACTGGTTTTCGGTGGGCACGGCCGTATCGTGGGGGAGGCCGGGGTGGGAGTGGTGGCTACCCAGTCATTTACCAATAAGTCGTTTGGCACCCGTGGCCTGGCCTTGCTCAAAAGCGGCAAAACGGCTCAGCAGGCCCTCGACGAGTTGCTGGCTACCGACGAAGGCCGCGACGTGCGCCAAGTGGCCATTCTGGATGCCCAGGGCAATGTGGCCACCCACACCGGCAAGAAGTGCGTCGATATGGCCGGTCACCAGCAGGGCAAGCAGTTTTCGGTGCAGGCCAACATGATGCTCACCGACAAGGTGTGGCCCGCCATGGCCCAGGCCTATGAGAAAAATGCCCAGCTGCCCTTCGCCGAGCGGGTTTTGTCGGCGCTGGAGGCGGCCGAAGCTGCGGGCGGCGACATTCGTGGGCGGCAGTCGGCGGCCCTGCTGGTGGTGCGCGGCAAAGCCACCGCCGCGCCCTGGGACGACCGGCTCATCGACCTGCGCGTGGAGGATAATGCCGCGCCGCTGCCCGAGCTGGCCCGCCTGCTGCGCCTGACCCGCGCCTACGAGCACATGAATGCCGGCGACTTGGCCGTGGAGAAGAACGACATGCCCAAGGCCATTGAGGAATATCAGGCGGCCGAGAAGATGTTTCCCAAGAACCTGGAAATGCAGTATTGGCACGCCATTACCCTGGCCAACAAGCAGCAGCTGCCCGCCGCGCTGGCCTTGCTGAAACCCATTTTCAAGCAGGAACCTAACTGGCGCACCCTCACCGAGCGGCTGCCCAAGGTGGGGCTACTGACCGTGTCGGCCGCCGAGCTGCAACAGATTCTGAGCCTGAAGTAATCCGCTCCGTTCTATGAAACTTGCTTTCCTACTTTCCGATAAAAACAGAATTTTGGCCCTGAGTGGGCTGTTATTCATGTTGTGGCTGAGCCTGCTGGGCTGCGCAGCTTCCCGGCCTACGGCTGCCAACGACGGTTCTACAACAGTCTACATCGTGCGCCACGCCGAGAAGGACCCCACGCCCGGCCTGGCCGACCCGGTACTGACGCCGGCCGGGGAGCAGCGGGCCTTGGCCTTGCGCGAAACCCTGGGGAAGGAGCCCATTGCGGCCATTTTTACTACCAATACCATCCGGACCCGCACCACGGCCGCTCCCTTGGCCCAGAAGCTCAACCTCACCCCCCAGGTCTACGACGCCCGGCAGCAAAGCGCGCTGGTAGAGCGAATCAAGACGGAGTTTGCGGGCAAAAAAGTGCTGGTAGTGGGCCACTCCAACACGATTCTGGAAACCGCCGAAGCCCTGGGTGCCACCCGGCCCGTGCCTGCCGTGGCCGACAATGAGTTTAGCTACCTGCTGGAAGTGAAGCTGACCGCCACGGGCGCCGCTGCCGCTACGGTTCGGCAGTACGGGGCGGCCGCCGTGCCAGCGGCCAGCAAATGAGCCGAGTGCGCCTGTTGTTGCTGCTAGGGCTGTTGAGCGGCCGTCTTCTGGCGGTAGCCCAGGGCATCGGCCAGCCCCCCGATACCGCCCGCCCGCCCGCCACTCCGCCGCCCGTGGTTGATACGCTGGCCCGCAAGTATAGCCTGATTGGGCCCCTGGATAGTGCGGCGCGGCCCAACCTGCTGTTTCACGAGCGGTACCCGGGGCCGCGCCGGCTGCGGGGCACCATCGGCAAGCAGCCCGTGACCGTGGAGCTGGACTCGGCGGCTACCAGCTACACGGGCGGCTTTTACTACGACCGGGCGGGGCGGTGGCTGGAAGTGCGCCTCGATGCCTCCCCGGGGCCCCGCACCCTGAACTTGTGCGAAACGCCGGTCGGGGACCTGACCGGCCGCCTGCGCCTGCCTCCCAAGGCTGCTACCCCGGTCCGGGGCACCTGGGAAAATGCGGATGGCCGTCGCCAGGCCCCGTTCTTGCTGCGCGAAACCTACCTGGGGGCGGCCCGCTACGAGCAGGACCTGTGGGAAATGTGGCGCTACACCGTGCGGCGCGACACGAGCTATATTCCCCTGGACTCGGCCTTCTTTCACCAGCTCTACGTGCGGGTCAGCCTGCCCAAAAGCCCTGGGGCCGAGCAGCGCCTGCGCCGGGCTCTGGCCGCCCCCTTTGCCCCGGACCTGATGCCCCTGTACCTAGATACCCTGCTGGCCCGGCGGCAGCAGCAGCACAACCACTACCAGTTCCACGGCTTCACCGACGTGGTATACAATGGCAACAACCTGTTTTCGGTAATGCGGGTGGCCAGCTTCCAGCAGGGGCCCTACTACGAGCCCCACGAGTGGTACGACGGCGCCACCTTCGACCTGCGGACCGGGCAGCGCCTGCGCCTGGCCGACCTGCTGGTGGCCGACTACAAAAAGCGTCTGCTGGCCTTGTTTCGGCGGGGGCTGACGCGGGCCCTGGCCGCCGCGCCCGGCTACGGGCCGCTGGGTGGCGTCGCGCCGCGGCTTCCCACCGGGGGCTTTGTGCTGGTTCCCGCGGGCTTGGTCTTCACCTACGACGACCGGGACGCTCCCTCCCTGAGCAAGCCCGGAGCCGACCACGCCGACCGATTTCTGGAAGTAGTGCTTTCCTACGAGGAGCTTTTGCCCCTGATTCGGCGCAAAGGTCCGCTGGCGCCGGTGCTGCGGGAGCGGGGGCTGTTGCCAAAAAAGTAGCCCGGCTACGCAGCCCGCCCGCGTTTCGTGTTACCTTAGCCCGTCCCCCGAGCCCATTGCCGGCCCGCTGGGGCAGCTTTACCGGTTCTTTTACTCGCTAGATTTCTGCTGCTATGCGCTCCATCTTCCGCCGTGGGCTGCTGCTCTCGGGCCTTGGTCTGCTGACCCTTACCGCTCAGGCTCAAACGGCCGCCGCTACCAAAGTCAACAAAGCCGACTCGGTGAGTCTGCGCAAAATATATGATGAGGCCCTGCTGCGGGGCCAGAGCTACGAAAACCTGCGCTACCTCACCAGCCAGATCGGGGGGCGGCTAAGCGGCTCGCCCCAGGCCGAGCAGGCCGTGCAGTGGGGCAAAACCACCATGGAAAAGCTGGGCCTCGACCGGGTGTACCTGCAGGAAGTAATGGTGCCGCACTGGGTGCGCGGGGCCAAGGAAAAAGCCGAAATCAAGCCAGCCAAGGGCAAGGGGCTGGAAATGAACGTCTGCGCCCTGGGTGGCTCGGTGGGCACCAACGGCAAAATCAAGGCCCAGGTGGTGGAGGTCAAAAGCTGGGCCGAGCTGGCCGCCCTGCGCGACGACCAGGTGAAGGGCAAGTTTGTGCTCTTCAACCGTCCCATGAACCCGACCTTCATCGAAACCGGCCAGGCCTACGGCGACGCCGGCGACCAGCGCCGCAACGGGGCCATTGAGGCCGCCAAGCGCGGGGCCGTGGGGGCGTTGGTCCGCTCGCTCACGCTGGCCCACGACGACTTTCCCCACACGGGTACCATGCGCTACGACGAGAAGGTGACCAAGATTCCGGCCGCCGCCCTGAGCACCAACGGTGCCGACCAGCTCAGCCAGCTGCTCAAAGCCGACCCCGGCCTGACCTTCGAGCTGGAAATGGCGTGTGAAACCCTGCCTGAGGTGAAAAGCTATAATGTGGTCGGTGAAATCAAGGGCTCCAAGTACCCCGACGAGGTTATTGTCGTTGGCGGCCACCTCGACTCCTGGGACCTGGCCCAGGGTGCCCACGACGACGGCACGGGCTGCGTCCAAAGCATTGAGGCTTTGCGCCTGCTCAACGCCGCTGGCCTCAAGCCCGAGCGCACGGTGCGCGCCGTGCTGTTTATGAACGAGGAAAACGGCGTGCGCGGCGGCACCAAGTACGCCGAGCTGGCCAAGGCGGCGGGGGAGAAGCACCTGGCCGCTATGGAGTCGGATGGCGGCGGTTTCACGCCCCGGGGCTTCAACATCGAGGCTCCCGCCGCCACGGTGAAGAAAGTGCAGCAGTGGCAGCCCCTGTTCCGGCCCTACGGCAGCACCGAGTTTAAAGCCGGCCACTCCGGCACCGACATCGAGCCGCTAAAGGACCAGGCCAAGGCCCTCATCGGATACGACTGCGACGATCAGCGCTACTTCGACATCCACCACACCGCCGCCGACACCTTCGACAAAGTCAACCGTCGCGAGCTGGAACTAGGCGGCGCCAGCATGGCCAGCCTGATCTACCTAATGAGCAAATACGGTTTGTAGGCTAATGTAAAGAAGGTGCTGAGGTGGAGAATGTGTCATAGCGAGTAACACGAAGCCATCCGTGCTCGGCGCAGGTAGCCCCGTTCTTCTACCGGCAAGCCCACACGCCTGAACCCCGACGCCCAATCTTCTTATCAGGCCCCGATGCCCGCCCGGCGTTGGGGCTTGTCATTTTAAGACCAATATTCCACTTTCGAACCCCTCGGTTGGGCTTCGGAAGTCGGCTGAATAGCTTTCGAAGCCGGGCTTTTGTTTTCAGGAGCTACCCCGAGGGGCAGAAACCAGAAAGGAGCTTTGTGGGTAAAGAGCGGGACTACCTTCGCCGAGCACGGATGGCTTCGGCCTTCAGCCCCGCAAGGGGCCCTTTTTCATTAGCACCTCAGCACATTTCCCCACTTTAGCACATTAACAGAATGTTCCTCGTCGCGCTATTACCGCCCGAGCCGGTTTATTCGGAAGTGTGGGCCCTGAAGCAGGAGGTGCACCAGCGCACCGGCAGCCGCAATGCCGTGCGCCTGCCCCCGCACATTACCCTGGTGCCGCCCCTGCGCCAGCCCGACTCATTTGAGCAGGAGTTTCGGGCGGGCCTGGCCGAATTTGCCCGCACCCAACGTCCGTTTAGCGTCGGCTTGCGCGACTTCCGCTGGTTTGGCAACCGCACCCTGTTTGTGCACGTGGCCCAGCCCGAGGCGGTACAGGCTTTTCACGCGGCCCTCACGGCGTGGTGCACCGAGCATCTGCCCCAGGTGCCCCGCGAAAACCGCCCCTTCACGCCCCACATGACCCTGGCCACCCGCGACCTGCCCACCTCCGCTGTGCCCGAACTCAAGGCCGACTTTGCCCACCGCCACTATGAGGCCACGTTCGAGGTCCACAGCTTCGTGCTGTTTCGCCACGACGGACAGAAGTGGCAAAATGTAGCTGAATTTTCCTTGTCGGCCTAAACGCAAACCGCCGCTGCCTCGCAAGAGAAGCAGCGGCGGTTAAGCAGCGGGTTCAGTCAGAAAAGCCGGAAAACAGCCTCCCAGGGCCAGCCACAACATCCGGCCACTCCTTAGCATCCGCCGGAATCCGTGGTCTTAGTTGGCCTCCAGAATCTGGAACAGCTCGTCGAGCTTGGGCGTCAGGATGATTTCGGTGCGGCGGTTCAGGGCTTTCTCGGCCGGCGTGGTGTTGGCCGCTACCGGCACGTACTGGGAGCGGCCCGAGGGCGTCACCTGGGCCGGGCTCAGGCCCGACTCGGTCAGAATCCGGGTAATTTCCGTGGCCCGCAGCACGCTCAAATCCCAGTTGTCCTTCATGCCCAGGGTGCCTTTGGTTATCGGCACGTTGTCAGTGTGGCCTTCCACCAGCACGTTTACGTCCTGGTTGCCCTGCAGGGCGGTGGCCAGCTTTTTCAGGGCATCCTGGCCTTTGGGGTCCACTTTAGTCGAGCCCGATTTGAACAACAATTGCTCCGACAACGACACGTAGACCTTGCCATTGCGCACGTTTACCTGCAGGTCATTGGCGTTGAAACCCAATAGGGCGTCGCCCACTTTCTTGCGCAAGGCTTTCACGGCGGCGTCTTTTTGGTCGAGAATGCGCTGCATTTCGGCAATGCGCTGCTCCTTGGAACGCAGATCGGCCGAAAGCTGGGAGTTGGCCGCCTGGGCTCCGCTGAGGTTGTCGTTGAGCTGGTTTACCTGCTGATTCTTGTTGAGCAGGCTGGAGCGCAGGGCATCCTCACTGCGGGCTTTGTCTTGCTCCAGGGCGGTTTTCTGGGCCTGCAGCTGCTCCCGCGACCTGGTCAGCTCGTCGTACTGGCTTTGCAGGGCGGTGTATTTTTTCTGGGACACGCAGCCCGTGCCCAAGGTGAGCAGGCTGGTGCTGAGCAATAGGGCAAGGGTAGGGCGGAAAAAGGAATGGTTCATGGCAATAAATTAGCGTACATAAACGGGTAAGTCCTGCTTCAAACGGGCCAGGCGTGCCCGGAGTTGTTGAGCTTCGGGCGGAGTTGACTGGTCGGGGCAGGCTTGGTCGGGCAGTGGGCCGCCGCGCCTGAATCTGCTTATTCGCTTAAAAACCTGGATTTTTACTGGGTTGGACCGGGTTTTCGTATTGGCCTCGTACCTTCCGTTTCTCATTCCGCTTCTGCTTGGCTACTGCTTTGTCTTTTCCGGCTACTCGTTGGGTTGCGGCCCGCTGGGGCAAACTCCTGGCCGGCGCCGGTTTGGTGCTGGGCAACCTGGGCAGCGTAGCCCCGGCATTGGCCCTGCCCAACCCGCCGCCTGCCGCCCGCTACTGGGTGCGGCTGCGCCACAAGGCCGGCGTGCAGTTCGCCCCGGCCACGTACTTCAGCCCCGCCGCCCAGGCCCGCCGCCAACGCCAGCACCTGCCCGCCTGCGACAGCTCCGACTTCCCCGTCCGGCCCGACTTCGTGCGCCAGATTACCGCCACCGTTGACTCCGTGACGCTGGTCAGCCGCTGGTTCAACGCCGTGGCGTGCCGGGCCACGCCCCAGCAGGTCGCCCGCCTGCGCCAGCTGCCCGGCGTGCTCAGCGTGGAAAAATGGGAAGCCCAGACTCCGCTCGTAGCTTCAACCAAAAACGCTGCTGAGCGGGGCAGCATGAGCATCTCCGCCGACGACCAGCAGCTGGCCCGTCGCCAAACGGCCAGTCTGGGCGGGGCCGCCTTTCAGCGGGCGGGCCTGGGCGGGCAGGGGCTGCGCATCGCCATTTTCGACGTGGGCTTCCTGGGGGCCGCCCAGCACCCGGCCTTCCAGCGCCTGCTGGCCGAAAAGCGGGTAGTTGCCACCCACGACTTCGTGAAAAACCGGCCCAACGTATTTGTCAGCGGCACGCACGGCACCGAGGTGCTCTCCTGCATTGCCGGCCTGCTGCCCGATGGCACCCCGCTGGGGCTAGCGCCGCAGGCCGAGTTCCTGCTGGCCCGCACCGAGCGGCTCAACCGGGAAATCTACGCCGAGGAAGAAGCCTGGCTGGCCGCCGCCGAGTGGGCCGACCGTAACGGGGCCGACATTATCAACTCCTCGCTGGGCTACACCGACCGGCGCTATTTCCCCGAGCAGATGAACGGCCGTACCAGCCTAGTAGCCCGGGCCGCCGAACTGGCCGTGCGCAAGGGGATACTAGTCGTGAATGCCGCTGGCAACGACGGCGACGACCCCGATTGGCACCGCATCGGCACGCCCGCCGATGCCGACTCGGTGCTGGCCGTGGGCGGCCTCGACCCAGACACCTATCTGCACATCGACTTCAGCAGCTACGGCCCCAGCGCCGACCGGCGACTGAAGCCCAACGTTATTGCCTTCGGAACGGTGCTGGCCGCCGCGCCCGGCGGCTACCTGCGCACCCAGGGCACTTCCTTTTCCAGTCCGCTGATGGCGGGCTTTGCAGCCTGTGCCTGGCAGCAAAACCGCAACCTGACGGTTATGCAGCTGTTTGAGCAGCTCCAACGCTGCGCCGACCTCTATCCGTACTTCGACTACGCCCACGGCTACGGATTGCCCCAGGCCGCGGCTTTCCTGCGCCCGGCGGCCTCCGCAGCCAGTTTGCGCCCCAGCGTCGACTTCGTGCGGCAGGATTCCGTGCTGGCCGTGCTGATTCGACCTGAAGCGGCCGTCATTCCGGCCCAGGTGCTGCCCCTGTACGCCGACTCGGTTACTATTGGCACGGTGCTGCGCCCTGGTGCCGGGCCGGCCCCGGGCCGAGAGGAGTTGGCTCCGCCGCTGAACAAGCCCGGGGGCAAACGCCCCGCCCAGAGCCAGCTGCCTTCGGATGCCGACCCGGTGCTGGTGCCGCTGGTGCGCCCCGGCTACCTTTACTGGCACGTGGCCGACGACCGAGGCGTGCTGCGTAGCTACGAAGTGCGGGAGGTAACCCAGCGTGCCGTGCTCCAGATTCCGCTACGCACCCTGCGCCCCGGTGACACGGTGCGCGTTTGTTACCGGGGCATCACCCAAAGCTATTCCGTGCAATGACCACCTACCGCTTTGTGCTGCTGATTGGATTGCTGCTGGGCTGGGCCGGGCGCGCGCAGGCCCAACGTATTCTGCTGCGCGAAAACCCGGCTGAGGATACCGTAGCCAGTGTGTTTGGTCCCAACCGGGCATACTACAACCATTTTTACCTGGGCTACGGCCTGGTGGCTGGCCCCGGCAGTGCCCGGCCCGGGGCCGAGCTGCGCTACGGCAATTCGGCTGAAATTGTGGTGGGGTTGCGCAACAAGTTTCGGATGTCGCAGACGC
Above is a genomic segment from Hymenobacter cellulosivorans containing:
- a CDS encoding 2'-5' RNA ligase family protein, producing the protein MFLVALLPPEPVYSEVWALKQEVHQRTGSRNAVRLPPHITLVPPLRQPDSFEQEFRAGLAEFARTQRPFSVGLRDFRWFGNRTLFVHVAQPEAVQAFHAALTAWCTEHLPQVPRENRPFTPHMTLATRDLPTSAVPELKADFAHRHYEATFEVHSFVLFRHDGQKWQNVAEFSLSA
- a CDS encoding OmpA/MotB family protein translates to MNHSFFRPTLALLLSTSLLTLGTGCVSQKKYTALQSQYDELTRSREQLQAQKTALEQDKARSEDALRSSLLNKNQQVNQLNDNLSGAQAANSQLSADLRSKEQRIAEMQRILDQKDAAVKALRKKVGDALLGFNANDLQVNVRNGKVYVSLSEQLLFKSGSTKVDPKGQDALKKLATALQGNQDVNVLVEGHTDNVPITKGTLGMKDNWDLSVLRATEITRILTESGLSPAQVTPSGRSQYVPVAANTTPAEKALNRRTEIILTPKLDELFQILEAN
- a CDS encoding M20/M25/M40 family metallo-hydrolase produces the protein MRSIFRRGLLLSGLGLLTLTAQAQTAAATKVNKADSVSLRKIYDEALLRGQSYENLRYLTSQIGGRLSGSPQAEQAVQWGKTTMEKLGLDRVYLQEVMVPHWVRGAKEKAEIKPAKGKGLEMNVCALGGSVGTNGKIKAQVVEVKSWAELAALRDDQVKGKFVLFNRPMNPTFIETGQAYGDAGDQRRNGAIEAAKRGAVGALVRSLTLAHDDFPHTGTMRYDEKVTKIPAAALSTNGADQLSQLLKADPGLTFELEMACETLPEVKSYNVVGEIKGSKYPDEVIVVGGHLDSWDLAQGAHDDGTGCVQSIEALRLLNAAGLKPERTVRAVLFMNEENGVRGGTKYAELAKAAGEKHLAAMESDGGGFTPRGFNIEAPAATVKKVQQWQPLFRPYGSTEFKAGHSGTDIEPLKDQAKALIGYDCDDQRYFDIHHTAADTFDKVNRRELELGGASMASLIYLMSKYGL
- the surE gene encoding 5'/3'-nucleotidase SurE gives rise to the protein MPAKPRKPLILISNDDGITAPGIAMLVRVMRRIGEVVVVAPNSPQSGMGHAITIGSSLRLDPSTIFEGIEAYECSGTPADCVKLAKHMVLKDRQPDLVVSGINHGSNSSVNVLYSGTMSAAIEAAIEGLPAIGFSLCDYGHQADFSHTEEWVEHITRQALQNGIPVGTALNVNFPKKQAQPIAGAKLCRQARAKWAEEFDVRLDPHKRPYYWLIGNFVNEDQGEDTDEFALSQNYISIVPCQFDLTALHGLTQMNEQWQLALDEAEPKAKVATKKATSPQPAKAAKAVPAAKKASKK
- a CDS encoding S8 family serine peptidase, coding for MATALSFPATRWVAARWGKLLAGAGLVLGNLGSVAPALALPNPPPAARYWVRLRHKAGVQFAPATYFSPAAQARRQRQHLPACDSSDFPVRPDFVRQITATVDSVTLVSRWFNAVACRATPQQVARLRQLPGVLSVEKWEAQTPLVASTKNAAERGSMSISADDQQLARRQTASLGGAAFQRAGLGGQGLRIAIFDVGFLGAAQHPAFQRLLAEKRVVATHDFVKNRPNVFVSGTHGTEVLSCIAGLLPDGTPLGLAPQAEFLLARTERLNREIYAEEEAWLAAAEWADRNGADIINSSLGYTDRRYFPEQMNGRTSLVARAAELAVRKGILVVNAAGNDGDDPDWHRIGTPADADSVLAVGGLDPDTYLHIDFSSYGPSADRRLKPNVIAFGTVLAAAPGGYLRTQGTSFSSPLMAGFAACAWQQNRNLTVMQLFEQLQRCADLYPYFDYAHGYGLPQAAAFLRPAASAASLRPSVDFVRQDSVLAVLIRPEAAVIPAQVLPLYADSVTIGTVLRPGAGPAPGREELAPPLNKPGGKRPAQSQLPSDADPVLVPLVRPGYLYWHVADDRGVLRSYEVREVTQRAVLQIPLRTLRPGDTVRVCYRGITQSYSVQ
- a CDS encoding M14 family zinc carboxypeptidase gives rise to the protein MLAFLLSTLLAVSAPTAPRPAADWRTPFEKGNGNITTTHAECIAYYQRLDAAYPEITLRETGTTDIGQPLHEVVVSLDGDADPASVRQKNRRVVFIQNGIHPGEPEGIDAAMMLARDYVQKRELRRQLENVTLVIIPIYNVDGSLVRNSTTRANQNGPESYGFRGNARNLDLNRDYIKQDSRNARAFAQLFQRWQPDVYVDTHTSDGADYQYTMTLIATQKDKLHPVLSQYLQRRLLPALYAGMDKRKMPMTPYVDFEGRTPDARGLQGFLETPRYSTGYTTLFNTIGFVTETHMLKAYTPRVRAQYDFLDLLVRYVHQDAAALAEARQQAQQQLQTQTQFPLAWAIDTTSFEKISFRGYEGKTKPSAVSGQPRLWYDRQAPYTRQINYYNTFRPTVSVARPQAYIIPQAWGEVLERLRLSGVQLKSLTRDTTLTAEVYYIADYKTGQRPYEGHYLHNKVELRTEQQPLTFRRGDFVASLDQPAARYLVETLEPQATDSFFAWGFFDGILQQKEYFSDYVFEDVAAELLKRDPALRERLTKLQQANPAFAASGAAQLDFMYRQSPNYEKSHLRYPVVRWQGGKLPLE
- a CDS encoding histidine phosphatase family protein; the encoded protein is MKLAFLLSDKNRILALSGLLFMLWLSLLGCAASRPTAANDGSTTVYIVRHAEKDPTPGLADPVLTPAGEQRALALRETLGKEPIAAIFTTNTIRTRTTAAPLAQKLNLTPQVYDARQQSALVERIKTEFAGKKVLVVGHSNTILETAEALGATRPVPAVADNEFSYLLEVKLTATGAAAATVRQYGAAAVPAASK
- a CDS encoding DoxX family protein; the encoded protein is MVLFENRYRTHDMGLLLLRIGIGVMFTIHGYPKLMGGPAMWTQVGSVMKMLGLNFAPAAWGLLAAVAEAVGGQLLALGLFFRIACLLLLITMIVATLMHVLSGDDFNAYSHALESAFLFLGLLFAGPGRFSLDQALFPARRRLY